The Gimibacter soli genome includes a region encoding these proteins:
- a CDS encoding flagellar basal body-associated FliL family protein — protein MSEEATGIGDEALTEGLEKKKVNGKVIVLGVAGLVFLVFAVLGIMSLFGGGEDHPEPTDAEKAQAELDRMGEEHVAGRDASHAASEAAENEPTKILFRDLDRRTYNLKTDGSGSSFLTVTISLEVDRESFLADLDAKMPRILDELNIYMRELRPEDLDGAAGLFRLKEELLMRINQAVAPTRVKDVLFREFLIQG, from the coding sequence ATGTCGGAAGAAGCTACAGGCATTGGTGATGAGGCGCTGACAGAGGGCCTGGAAAAGAAGAAGGTCAACGGCAAGGTTATCGTTCTTGGCGTTGCCGGCTTGGTTTTCCTGGTTTTTGCAGTCCTTGGCATCATGTCGCTTTTTGGGGGCGGGGAAGACCATCCTGAACCGACCGACGCGGAAAAGGCACAGGCCGAGCTTGACCGGATGGGTGAGGAACATGTTGCCGGGCGTGATGCATCGCATGCCGCATCGGAAGCAGCCGAAAACGAGCCTACGAAAATCCTGTTCCGGGATCTGGATCGCCGCACCTATAATCTGAAAACGGACGGCTCGGGTTCGAGCTTCCTGACCGTGACCATCTCGCTGGAGGTGGACCGTGAGAGCTTCCTTGCCGATTTGGACGCCAAGATGCCCCGCATTCTGGACGAGCTGAATATCTATATGCGGGAGCTGCGGCCTGAAGATCTGGACGGGGCGGCTGGCCTGTTCCGCCTGAAGGAAGAGCTTCTGATGCGCATCAACCAGGCGGTGGCGCCGACCCGTGTGAAAGATGTGCTGTTCCGCGAGTTTCTGATTCAGGGCTGA
- a CDS encoding DUF6468 domain-containing protein, with product MAGLIVDGVLALLLVLAIVSCWVVYARLGTIREGQAELKALTDRLNNAVVDAQRGIANLKHSAQEMEGKLGGEVRKARALSDELKLITEAGNNLADRIERGLTGGNTQSASAPQAVPAEEPEKAAGSRQQKEILAALREAR from the coding sequence ATGGCTGGTTTGATCGTCGATGGTGTGCTGGCACTTCTCCTTGTGCTGGCGATTGTCAGTTGCTGGGTCGTTTATGCCCGGCTCGGCACCATCCGCGAAGGTCAGGCCGAGCTGAAGGCGCTGACCGACCGGCTGAACAATGCAGTGGTCGATGCCCAGCGTGGCATCGCCAACCTGAAGCATTCCGCACAGGAAATGGAAGGCAAGCTAGGCGGCGAAGTCCGCAAGGCGCGGGCACTTTCCGACGAGCTGAAGCTGATCACCGAGGCGGGCAACAATCTGGCAGACCGGATCGAGCGCGGCCTGACGGGCGGCAACACCCAGTCGGCTTCTGCCCCGCAAGCCGTGCCGGCTGAAGAGCCGGAAAAGGCAGCAGGCTCGCGGCAGCAGAAGGAAATCCTCGCAGCGCTCCGGGAAGCGCGCTGA
- the fliM gene encoding flagellar motor switch protein FliM, whose translation MADEPIDDEAMAAEWEAMAGGGGDDDQDAMAAEWEAMAGGDGAAEEEDEDMSGAAPGRVLDQDEIDSLLGFDGDADAGETTGIHALINSALVSYERLPMMDIIFDRMVRMMSTSLRNFTSDNIEVSLDNITSVRFGDYLNSIPLPAMLAVFRAEEWDNYGLMTIDSSLIYSIVDVLLGGRRGTAAMRIEGRPYTTIEQTLVERMISVVLKDMCGAFEPLSPVNFTFDRLETNPRFATIARPPNAAVLIKLRVDMEDRGGRLEVLFPYATLEPIRELLLQRFMGEKFGRDTIWETHLATELWRANVDLMAIMDETEMSLGEVMNLQVGQTVVFNKTPRDEIVLKCGDVAMVSGAIGRAGQHMAVQVRRTAERLQSANMEE comes from the coding sequence ATGGCAGACGAACCGATCGATGACGAGGCAATGGCGGCCGAGTGGGAAGCCATGGCAGGCGGCGGTGGGGACGACGATCAGGATGCCATGGCCGCTGAATGGGAGGCCATGGCAGGCGGTGATGGCGCGGCCGAGGAAGAAGACGAGGACATGTCTGGCGCGGCGCCGGGTCGCGTGCTTGATCAGGATGAGATCGACAGTCTTCTCGGCTTTGACGGCGACGCTGACGCCGGCGAAACAACCGGTATCCATGCCCTGATCAACAGTGCGCTCGTTTCTTACGAGCGTCTGCCGATGATGGACATCATCTTCGACCGGATGGTTCGCATGATGTCCACAAGCCTTCGTAACTTCACCTCGGACAATATCGAGGTCTCGCTCGATAACATCACGTCAGTGCGGTTCGGGGATTATCTGAACTCGATCCCGCTGCCGGCCATGCTTGCCGTGTTCCGCGCCGAGGAGTGGGACAACTACGGTCTGATGACGATTGATTCGAGCCTGATCTATTCGATTGTGGACGTACTGCTTGGTGGTCGCCGCGGCACTGCCGCCATGCGGATTGAAGGCCGGCCTTACACCACGATTGAGCAGACGCTTGTCGAGCGGATGATTTCGGTGGTGCTGAAAGACATGTGCGGCGCCTTCGAGCCCCTGTCGCCTGTGAACTTTACCTTCGACCGGTTGGAAACCAACCCGCGCTTCGCCACTATCGCGCGGCCGCCAAACGCCGCGGTCCTGATCAAGCTGCGGGTTGACATGGAAGACCGCGGCGGTCGCCTTGAAGTGCTGTTCCCCTATGCGACGCTTGAACCCATCCGCGAACTGCTGCTTCAGCGCTTCATGGGGGAAAAATTCGGCCGGGATACCATCTGGGAAACCCACCTAGCGACCGAACTGTGGCGCGCCAATGTGGACCTGATGGCGATCATGGACGAAACCGAAATGTCGCTTGGTGAGGTCATGAACCTCCAGGTCGGGCAAACCGTGGTCTTTAACAAGACACCGCGCGATGAAATCGTGCTAAAATGCGGTGATGTTGCGATGGTCAGCGGCGCCATCGGGCGGGCTGGCCAGCATATGGCCGTGCAGGTGCGCCGGACGGCGGAACGCCTGCAGTCGGCGAATATGGAGGAGTAA
- the flgH gene encoding flagellar basal body L-ring protein FlgH: MKSYPLKKSASLLMALALGACGAMDRMSEIGKEPAMTPISNVAAPAQQRSISLPMPSQEPQVYQANSLWRTGARAFFKDQRAAQVGDILTVEINIEDQAKIGNSTARSRTTAEGAGLPNMFGLETLIGRGIGQVSGTAGAATDTSNLVTADSSSSYAGTGTVDRSESISLTVAAIVTEVLPNGNLVIQGRQEVRVNFEKRELLLAGIVRPEDISSGNTIQHTQIAEARISYGGKGQITDVQQPRYGTQLYDIIFPF; encoded by the coding sequence ATGAAAAGCTATCCTCTGAAGAAATCTGCCTCCCTGCTGATGGCGCTGGCGCTTGGTGCATGCGGCGCGATGGACCGCATGTCCGAAATCGGGAAGGAACCGGCAATGACGCCGATTTCCAATGTGGCCGCACCCGCCCAGCAGCGCTCGATCAGCCTGCCGATGCCGAGCCAGGAACCGCAGGTCTATCAGGCGAATTCGCTGTGGCGCACCGGTGCCCGTGCCTTCTTCAAGGACCAGCGCGCCGCACAGGTTGGCGACATCCTGACGGTGGAGATCAATATCGAGGATCAGGCAAAGATCGGCAACTCGACCGCCCGCAGCCGCACAACCGCTGAAGGTGCTGGCTTGCCCAACATGTTCGGCCTTGAAACCCTTATCGGGCGTGGCATCGGCCAAGTCAGCGGCACAGCGGGTGCAGCGACCGACACTTCCAACCTTGTGACCGCAGATTCGTCGTCGTCCTACGCCGGCACCGGGACTGTGGACCGCAGCGAAAGCATTTCGCTGACTGTCGCCGCCATCGTCACCGAAGTGCTGCCGAACGGCAACCTGGTGATCCAGGGCCGTCAGGAAGTCCGCGTCAATTTCGAGAAACGCGAGCTCCTGCTCGCCGGTATCGTACGCCCGGAAGATATTTCGAGCGGCAATACCATCCAACACACCCAGATCGCCGAGGCACGTATTTCCTACGGCGGCAAGGGCCAGATCACCGATGTCCAGCAGCCCCGCTACGGGACGCAGCTCTATGACATCATCTTCCCGTTCTAA
- the flgG gene encoding flagellar basal-body rod protein FlgG, producing MKAMSTAATGMLAQQLNVEVISNNIANMNTTGFKRSRAEFQDLLYQNIERVGANSSDAGTTVPSGIQVGVGVRASGIYRITEQGALSITGNQYDFAINGRGYFRIQMPDGTDAYTRAGSFQIDQTGQLVTPSGYIVQPNITVPEDNIDITVNEQGEVQAKLQGQTNPQVLGQLELVIFPNEVGLEAIGNNLLVETQASGAPAISTPGQPGYGTVLQGYLENSNVNPVSEITGMITAQRGYEMNSKVIQAADEMMSATNNLR from the coding sequence ATGAAAGCCATGAGCACCGCCGCAACCGGCATGTTGGCCCAACAGCTCAATGTCGAGGTTATCTCGAACAACATCGCCAACATGAACACGACCGGCTTCAAACGGTCCCGCGCCGAGTTCCAGGATCTCTTGTACCAGAACATCGAGCGCGTGGGCGCCAACTCCTCGGACGCCGGCACCACGGTCCCGAGCGGTATCCAGGTGGGCGTGGGTGTTCGTGCCTCGGGCATCTACCGCATCACCGAGCAAGGCGCGCTGTCGATCACCGGCAACCAGTATGACTTTGCGATCAACGGCCGCGGCTATTTCCGCATCCAGATGCCAGACGGCACCGATGCCTATACCCGCGCCGGATCGTTCCAGATCGACCAGACCGGCCAGCTGGTGACGCCCTCGGGCTATATCGTGCAGCCGAACATCACGGTGCCCGAGGACAATATCGACATCACGGTGAACGAACAGGGCGAGGTGCAGGCCAAACTGCAGGGCCAGACGAACCCGCAGGTTCTGGGCCAGCTCGAGCTCGTGATCTTCCCGAACGAGGTCGGCCTTGAAGCCATCGGCAACAACCTGCTCGTTGAAACGCAAGCCTCGGGCGCCCCTGCCATCTCGACCCCCGGCCAGCCAGGCTATGGCACCGTGCTCCAGGGCTATCTCGAGAATTCGAACGTGAACCCGGTCAGCGAAATCACCGGCATGATCACGGCTCAGCGCGGCTACGAGATGAACTCGAAAGTCATCCAGGCCGCTGACGAGATGATGAGCGCCACCAACAACCTGCGCTGA
- a CDS encoding flagellar hook-basal body complex protein, protein MDSTLYISLSHRMALRRRMDVAAHNVANMSTTAFKKERVAFSQYLMDAPGAEAATRGKIAYVLDHGVIRNLEIGRMVPTENPLDIYIDGKAYFSVQAQNGDTLYTRNGRMMVDADGELALTSGEKLLDDGGATIEMPDGYTSVAIAPDGSVSTNLGPIAKLQIAAFTDEQALQRRGSSLYETNALPMPVDDMPRITLIPKAVEESNVNPIESMMEVMEVLHAYEKSAKFEKDYQDMRKDALDRLARVQ, encoded by the coding sequence ATGGATTCCACTCTCTACATCAGCCTATCCCACAGGATGGCTCTCAGAAGGCGTATGGACGTCGCGGCCCACAACGTGGCCAACATGTCGACAACCGCCTTCAAGAAAGAAAGGGTTGCGTTCAGCCAGTATCTGATGGACGCCCCCGGCGCCGAGGCCGCAACACGCGGCAAGATCGCCTATGTGCTTGATCACGGCGTGATCCGCAATCTTGAAATCGGTCGCATGGTGCCGACGGAAAACCCCCTCGATATCTATATCGATGGCAAGGCGTATTTTTCTGTCCAGGCCCAGAATGGCGACACCCTTTATACCCGCAACGGTCGCATGATGGTTGATGCGGACGGCGAGCTTGCCCTGACCTCGGGCGAGAAACTCCTTGATGATGGCGGCGCGACGATTGAAATGCCCGATGGCTACACCTCGGTCGCAATAGCCCCCGATGGTTCGGTTTCCACCAACCTCGGCCCCATCGCGAAGCTGCAGATTGCTGCCTTCACCGATGAGCAGGCCCTGCAACGGCGCGGTTCCTCGCTTTACGAGACGAACGCTTTGCCGATGCCTGTGGATGATATGCCTCGCATCACCCTGATCCCGAAGGCCGTGGAAGAATCCAACGTCAACCCCATCGAATCCATGATGGAGGTGATGGAAGTCCTTCACGCCTACGAGAAGTCAGCCAAGTTCGAAAAAGATTACCAGGACATGCGCAAGGACGCGCTCGACCGGCTCGCCCGGGTCCAGTAA
- a CDS encoding MotE family protein, protein MTPIFNESIDQAPSAEIVTRRRVRLFPLLIGVAGLALVGRTVDIYTGVDLMFAAAQAEEQETTATTEGQDAATAEHAADAAAPVADTGAPAIIGLPSSEEMELLSQLRQRRLELDKRARELDEQEKTLLAFEKRIDDKIGQLKVLEEQVKSHLKVFEDQEAEQLASIVKVYETMPAKEAAPRFEMLGLETQMDLVTRMKPLKVAALMAKMSPDAASRLTTELANVAQAPNLEDIQGNN, encoded by the coding sequence ATGACCCCAATCTTCAATGAAAGCATCGACCAGGCACCAAGCGCCGAGATCGTGACACGGCGGCGGGTGCGCCTGTTTCCGCTGTTGATCGGTGTGGCTGGGCTCGCCCTCGTTGGCCGAACGGTTGATATCTACACGGGTGTTGACCTGATGTTTGCGGCAGCGCAAGCAGAAGAGCAGGAAACCACGGCCACGACGGAAGGTCAGGATGCCGCGACCGCTGAACATGCGGCTGACGCAGCGGCACCGGTCGCCGACACCGGGGCGCCTGCCATCATCGGGCTGCCGTCGAGCGAAGAGATGGAGCTTCTGAGCCAGCTACGCCAGCGCCGGCTGGAGCTCGACAAGCGCGCCCGCGAACTGGACGAGCAGGAAAAAACACTGCTCGCCTTCGAAAAGCGCATCGACGACAAGATCGGTCAGCTGAAAGTGCTGGAAGAGCAGGTAAAGAGCCATCTCAAGGTATTCGAGGATCAGGAAGCCGAACAGCTCGCGAGCATCGTGAAAGTCTATGAAACGATGCCGGCCAAAGAGGCGGCGCCGCGTTTCGAGATGCTGGGGCTTGAGACCCAGATGGATCTGGTGACGCGCATGAAGCCGCTGAAGGTCGCGGCCCTTATGGCGAAGATGTCGCCCGACGCAGCCTCGCGCCTGACAACCGAACTTGCGAATGTTGCACAGGCGCCAAATCTTGAGGATATTCAAGGCAATAATTGA
- the flgA gene encoding flagellar basal body P-ring formation chaperone FlgA encodes MTTWHNPTHRPLRMALAASLLAALSAPAMAATLDTLVASEIETRFGGDVEVRIFGKGSDIVVADALAGGVTFEALDVTARRDRFTAIALVPKAGGGKERYDLRGSLEDMRAMPVLTRAVMPGETIRESDIGWASFPMRTLRSNVIDDVDRLVGRTVRRPLQPGQLLNAVDVKTPLAVRKGATIAMKLTSGAMRLVAGGRALENGGVGDTIRVMNLASRQTVDAVVVSDDTVEVVTLQSHILASR; translated from the coding sequence ATGACCACCTGGCACAACCCGACCCACCGTCCGCTTCGCATGGCTCTTGCCGCCAGCCTTCTGGCTGCGCTCTCGGCACCGGCCATGGCTGCCACGCTCGACACCCTTGTCGCCAGCGAGATCGAGACGCGTTTCGGCGGTGACGTGGAGGTCCGCATCTTCGGCAAGGGCAGCGATATCGTTGTTGCCGATGCGCTGGCGGGTGGCGTGACGTTCGAGGCACTGGATGTGACCGCGCGTCGCGATCGCTTCACCGCCATCGCGCTTGTCCCCAAGGCAGGCGGCGGCAAGGAACGGTATGACCTGCGCGGCTCGCTTGAAGACATGCGTGCCATGCCGGTGCTGACCCGTGCCGTGATGCCGGGCGAAACGATCCGTGAAAGCGATATCGGCTGGGCCTCGTTCCCGATGCGGACACTGCGCAGCAATGTGATCGACGATGTCGATCGGCTCGTGGGCCGCACGGTTCGTCGCCCGCTGCAGCCCGGCCAGCTTCTGAACGCGGTCGACGTGAAAACCCCGCTTGCAGTGCGCAAGGGGGCGACCATTGCGATGAAACTGACAAGCGGTGCCATGCGGCTCGTGGCCGGGGGGCGTGCGCTTGAAAACGGCGGGGTTGGCGACACTATCCGGGTGATGAACCTGGCCTCTCGCCAGACGGTCGACGCGGTCGTCGTCAGCGATGACACGGTCGAGGTCGTGACCCTGCAATCCCACATTCTGGCATCCCGTTGA